The Tripterygium wilfordii isolate XIE 37 chromosome 4, ASM1340144v1, whole genome shotgun sequence genome has a window encoding:
- the LOC119997956 gene encoding elongator complex protein 4-like, which yields MAANKTRTSGFSRNFSGTTSSQTPGIKSGPNGTIFVSSGIPDLDKILGGGFPLGSLVMVMEDAEAPHHMLLLRNFMSQGLVHNQPLLYASPAKDPRGFLGTLPSPVLSKENKSRKDDPEQDKGLRIAWQYKKYFGEDQHIHRDAKQEFCNDFDLRKPLERQFLSGRRVDCVSFQKISNIATLQDHCSTFLAQFRRNDGNISGVGRLAIQSLCAPQCEYSNMEWEMLSFIRSLKGMLQSSYAVAVITFPPSLLSPSSSKRWQHMADTLLSVKAIPDEDKELAQLLTGYQDMVGLLNVHKVARMNTQVPVILEATTFSIKLQKRRFLVLECLNQAPIDGSSGSSYGTTASCSGSSSKTGTLDF from the exons ATGGCCGCAAATAAGACGCGAACAAGCGGCTTCTCTCGCAACTTTTCGGGTACAACCTCGTCTCAGACCCCTGGAATCAAGTCTGGTCCAAATGGAACAATCTTTGTCTCGTCTGGAATTCCCGACCTTGACA AGATACTGGGTGGTGGGTTTCCTCTGGGAAGCCTAGTAATGGTGATGGAAGATGCAGAAGCCCCTCACCACATGCTTCTCTTGAGGAACTTTATGTCTCAAGGACTTGTTCACAACCAACCTCTTCTATATGCCAGTCCTGCCAAAGACCCGAGAGGATTTTTGGGAACTTTGCCCAGTCCTGTATTGTCCAAAGAGAATAAATCTCGTAAAGATGATCCAGAACAG GATAAAGGGTTGAGGATTGCTTGGCAGTACAAGAAGTATTTTGGTGAAGATCAGCACATTCATAGAG ACGCTAAACAAGAATTCTGCAATGACTTTGACTTGAGGAAGCCCCTTGAGAGGCAATTTCTCAGTGGACGTCGAGTGGATTGTGTCAGCTTTCAAAAAATTTCTAATATCGCTACTCTCCAGGATCATTGTTCCACATTCTTAGCTCAGTTTCGAAG AAATGATGGCAACATTTCGGGCGTTGGCCGACTTGCCATCCAATCACTCTGTGCTCCACAATGTGAATATTCCAACATG GAATGGGAGATGCTTTCCTTCATTAGGTCTCTAAAAGGCATGCTACAGTCTTCATATGCAGTTGCAGTTATAACCTTTCCACCTTCCCTTCTTTCACCATCATCTTCTAAAAGATGGCAGCACATGGCTGACACCTTGCTTTCTGTCAAAGCAATCCCAG ATGAGGACAAGGAGTTGGCACAACTCCTGACGGGCTACCAGGATATGGTTGGCCTTCTCAACGTACACAAAGTTGCGCGTATGAATACGCAG GTTCCAGTTATTCTTGAGGCCACAACATTCTCAATAAAGTTGCAAAAGCGTAGGTTCTTGGTTCTGGAATGTCTCAACCAAGCTCCCATTGATGGGTCAAGTGGCAGTTCTTATGGCACAACAGCTAGTTGTTCGGGGTCCTCCTCCAAGACTGGGACTTTGGATTTCTAG
- the LOC119996122 gene encoding F-box protein CPR1-like isoform X3 — translation MSLELPQEIISEILTRLSVKPLLRFRCVSKSWCATIDSPDFISRHVKRSIETTTNHQLILEEWDFETRGYQSNLYSASIDERLDIFLKGLSKPLMHQSEDLFSNSCNGLIFLYNAYEAVALWNPFTRRCRKIPAEPFKTPSAKLVTPDWLSAFGFGYDSLHDDYRVVRILRFDPKDCWQAHEVSVYSLRTNTWRSVQGFPLVGYIFLSAYSEFASGASHWLVYKPISDLDEKDRYVIAAFDFVKEEFYELPLPKYTEEFEQDFLIVLQGCLCVLSCNYAQDATQVTLYMMKQYGLRDSWDKLYIFKQGDLPYEFEHAMPLIYSQRSDKLLLQVVCKEGFRSLVWYDLQEKKSSKVDICNKQSSFTVLVCLESLVRLGEDDHFDGAHESVSNDASSCSRNEE, via the coding sequence ATGTCACTGGAGTTACCGCAAGAGATAATATCAGAAATACTTACACGACTGTCTGTGAAGCCTCTTCTTCGTTTCAGATGCGTATCTAAGTCATGGTGTGCCACGATCGACAGCCCTGATTTCATCAGTAGGCATGTTAAACGCTCAATTGAAACCACTACCAACCATCAGCTCATCCTTGAGGAATGGGATTTTGAAACCAGAGGCTATCAATCTAATTTGTACTCGGCCAGTATTGATGAGAGACTTGACATATTCCTTAAAGGACTGAGTAAACCACTAATGCACCAATCTGAAGATCTGTTCTCAAATTCTTGCAATGGGCTGATTTTCTTGTATAATGCCTATGAAGCTGTTGCTTTGTGGAATCCGTTTACTAGAAGGTGCCGCAAGATACCAGCTGAGCCCTTTAAGACCCCTAGTGCTAAACTTGTCACCCCTGACTGGCTATCAGCATTTGGATTTGGGTACGACAGCCTTCATGATGACTATAGAGTTGTGAGAATCTTGCGATTTGATCCCAAGGATTGTTGGCAGGCACATGAAGTTTCAGTGTACAGTTTGAGAACAAATACTTGGAGAAGTGTTCAAGGTTTCCCTCTCGTTGGATATATATTTCTTTCAGCTTATAGTGAATTTGCTAGTGGTGCTTCACATTGGTTGGTATATAAACCCATCAGTGATCTTGATGAAAAAGATCGATATGTGATAGCTGCTTTTGATTTTGTGAAGGAGGAGTTTTATGAGCTGCCACTGCCAAAATATACTGAAGAGTTTGAGCAAGATTTCCTCATAGTCCTTCAAGGATGTTTATGTGTGTTATCGTGTAATTATGCACAGGATGCAACTCAGGTCACGCTCTACATGATGAAGCAGTATGGTTTGAGAGATTCTTGGGACAAGTTGTATATTTTTAAACAAGGAGATCTTCCTTATGAATTTGAGCATGCTATGCCTTTAATATATTCACAGAGGAGCGATAAGTTGCTCTTACAGGTGGTCTGCAAGGAGGGCTTCAGAAGTCTTGTTTGGTATGACTTGCAAGagaaaaaaagttcaaaagtCGATATATGCAATAAACAATCTAGCTTTACTGTATTGGTTTGTTTGGAAAGCCTTGTTAGGCTTGGTGAAGATGACCACTTTGATGGAGCTCATGAATCTGTCAGTAATGATGCTTCTTCCTGTAGCAGGAATGAAGAATGA
- the LOC119997887 gene encoding uncharacterized protein LOC119997887 — protein MTKYGTIPTEPVAPSRQQIVKEGIQSCIGTKIMEGNGSAAISHHPHRSQRILRENRNKCVTDTIVVALSTGVVVVLVHGALRTTDDLAIVDVGLGEDGTSTSLRHCLSFLSFIHMNYYTAETNMVVHQEIVFSSTNYL, from the exons ATGACTAAATATGGAACAATACCAACAGAACCAGTGGCTCCATCAAGACAACAAATTGTGAAAGAAGGAATCCAATCCTGCATCGGCACCAAGATCATGGAAGGAAATGGTTCAGCTGCAATCTCTCATCATCCCCACCGATCTCAGCGAATCCTTAGAGAGAATCGGAACAAATG TGTGACAGACACGATTGTAGTGGCTCTTTCTACCGGGGTGGTGGTGGTTTTGGTTCACGGAGCACTGAGAACCACGGATGATTTAGCCATTGTAGATGTTGGACTTGGTGAAGATGGAACAAGCACGTCTCTGAGACACTGCCTCAGCTTCTTATCCTTTATCCATATGAATTATTATACAGCTGAAACCAACATGGTTGTTCACCAGGAGATTGTGTTTTCTTCAACAAATTATTTGTGA
- the LOC119996124 gene encoding F-box protein CPR1-like: MSSELPREIVFEILIRLSVKPLLRFRCVSKSWCAMIDSPLFINGHVKRSIETNANHHLILEEWDFGTRGCPSNLYSASIDEGLDISLKGMSKSLMHQYGGLFSNSCNGLIFMHDVYEAVAMWNPFTRRCRKIPTEPFETPNRDICPDWPSSFGFGYDNIHDDYKAVRIMGFDPKDSLRAHEVKVYSLRTNTWKRVQDFPYLGYIFRQDYGAFANGASHWLLFRIRPTDNFDHIDTDLIAAFDYVKEEFQVLPQPEYTEVYGHNCLVALQGCLCMLSVNQSMDATQVTMYVMKNYGMRGSWNKSHIFTQANIPSGFLCARPLVYSMRGDKLLVEVGCTEGWEECRMGLVWYDLQEKKGSKVEICNKHPRFTALVCVESLVRLGEDDHVDGAHEIFQ, encoded by the coding sequence ATGTCGTCAGAATTACCACGGGAGATCGTCTTTGAAATACTTATACGACTTTCTGTGAAGCCTCTTCTTCGTTTCAGATGCGTATCTAAGTCATGGTGTGCCATGATTGACAGCCCACTTTTCATTAATGGGCATGTTAAACGATCGATTGAAACCAATGCCAACCATCACCTTATCCTTGAGGAATGGGATTTTGGAACCAGAGGCTGTCCATCTAATTTGTACTCCGCGAGTATTGATGAGGGACTTGATATATCCCTAAAAGGTATGAGTAAATCGCTTATGCACCAATATGGAGGTTTGTTCTCTAATTCTTGCAATGGGTTGATTTTCATGCACGATGTCTATGAAGCCGTCGCTATGTGGAATCCATTTACTAGAAGGTGTCGTAAGATACCCACTGAACCATTTGAGACCCCTAATAGAGATATCTGCCCTGACTGGCCATCCTCATTTGGTTTTGGGTACGACAACATTCATGATGACTACAAAGCTGTAAGAATCATGGGATTTGATCCAAAAGATTCTTTGCGGGCCCATGAAGTGAAGGTGTACAGTTTGAGAACAAATACTTGGAAAAGGGTCCAAGATTTCCCTTACCTTGGATATATATTTCGTCAAGATTATGGAGCATTTGCTAATGGTGCTTCTCACTGGTTGCTATTTAGAATTAGACCCACGGATAATTTTGATCATATAGATACTGATTTAATAGCTGCCTTTGATTATGTGAAGGAGGAGTTTCAAGTGCTGCCACAGCCAGAATATACTGAAGTGTACGGCCATAATTGCCTTGTAGCCCTTCAAGGATGTTTATGCATGTTATCAGTTAATCAGTCGATGGATGCAACCCAGGTTACGATGTACGTGATGAAGAACTATGGGATGAGAGGTTCTTGGAACAAGTCGCATATTTTTACACAGGCCAATATTCCTTCTGGTTTTTTGTGCGCTAGGCCTTTAGTATATTCAATGAGGGGTGATAAATTGCTTGTAGAGGTGGGCTGCACTGAGGGATGGGAGGAGTGCCGTATGGGTCTTGTTTGGTATGACTTGCAAGAGAAAAAGGGTTCAAAAGTCGAGATCTGCAACAAACATCCTAGATTCACTGCATTGGTTTGTGTGGAAAGCCTTGTTAGGCTTGGTGAAGATGACCACGTTGACGGAGCTCATGAGATCTTTCAGTAA
- the LOC119996796 gene encoding uncharacterized protein LOC119996796, whose product MANLIGLSLQQRLPFSANVCPAISSSIRAVDSVRKLYKVAAAAVKNYSTRGRASRRAVLGVGALFWAQDMSMSTANGAKSFIASARPKGSSSVEQALKNVEWPEQFPFKDEDFQRFDESADSLFYESPRFVTHIDDPAIAALTKYYSEVFPPSNTPGVSILDICSSWVCHFPKGYKQDRIVGLGMNEEELKRNPVLTEYVVQDLNLNPKLPFVDDSFEVITNVVSVDYLTKPLDVFKEMQRVLKPGGLAIMSFSNRCFWTKAISIWTSTGDADHAMIVGSYFHYAGGFEPPHAVDISPNPGRSDPMYIVQSRKALTA is encoded by the exons ATGGCTAATCTTATCGGCCTCTCATTGCAACAGAGGCTTCCATTTTCCGCTAATGTTTGTCCTGCCATTTCATCTTCCATTCGGGCCGTTGATTCTGTTCGTAAGCTCTATAAggtagcagcagcagcagtgaAGAACTATAGCACAAGAGGTAGAGCATCCCGAAGAGCAGTGTTAGGCGTGGGAGCTTTATTTTGGGCACAAGATATGAGTATGTCTACTGCAAATGGTGCCAAATCTTTTATCGCATCTGCAAGACCGAAGGGTTCTTCTTCTGTTGAACAG GCGTTGAAGAATGTTGAGTGGCCAGAACAGTTTCCTTTCAAGGATGAGGACTTCCAGCGCTTTGACGA GTCAGCTGATTCGTTATTTTATGAAAGTCCTCGCTTTGTGACACACATTGATGATCCAGCAATTGCTGCACTGACTAAATATTATTCAGAGGTTTTCCCTCCCAGCAACACTCCAGGAGTCAGCATCCTTGATATCTGTAGCAGCTGG GTCTGCCATTTTCCAAAAGGATACAAGCAAGATCGGATTGTTGGATTAGGGATGAATGAAGAAGAGCTCAAGCGAAATCCA GTTCTGACGGAGTATGTTGTGCAAGACCTAAATTTGAACCCTAAACTTCCATTCGTCGATGATTCCTTTGAAGTCATTACTAATGTG GTCAGTGTCGATTATCTCACAAAGCCTCTTGATGTTTTCAAAGAAATGCAACGGGTTCTTAAACCTGGGGGTTTGGCTATAATGAG CTTTTCCAACCGGTGCTTTTGGACAAAAGCAATCTCTATATGGACATCAACTGGTGATGCTGATCATGCCATGATCGTTGGATCGTATTTCCATTATGCTGGAGGATTCGAACCTCCCCAC GCTGTGGATATATCACCAAACCCGGGACGCTCCGATCCCATGTACATAGTGCAGTCCAGAAAAGCATTGACAGCTTAA
- the LOC119997885 gene encoding cytidine deaminase 1: MDRPRFVIDAAEAESMAKQLGLTVPHLLPSLVKSAQALARPPISNFSVGAVGLGSSGRIYLGANLEFPGLPLHHSVHAEQFLVTNLFLNAEPHLRYIAVSDAPCGHCRQFLQETRGASNIEVLITGQDEPNYIPVSQLLPHRFGPDDLLTKDVPLLLESHRNGLGFPNNFHCNGETGNWDLLKHAALEAANKSHAPYSRCPSGVALMDSEGKIYRGSYMESAAYNPSLGPVQAAVVALLMGGGEYEGIVAAVLVEKEGAVVKQEQTARLLLQSISTECEFKVFHCSLNMDGFRE; this comes from the coding sequence ATGGACCGACCCAGATTCGTAATTGATGCCGCCGAGGCCGAATCCATGGCCAAACAATTGGGTCTCACCGTCCCCCATCTCCTCCCATCACTCGTCAAATCCGCTCAAGCCTTAGCTCGCCCTCCCATCTCTAACTTCTCCGTAGGTGCAGTCGGACTCGGATCGTCCGGCCGGATCTACCTTGGTGCCAATCTCGAATTCCCTGGTCTCCCTCTGCACCACTCCGTTCACGCCGAGCAATTCCTCGTTACAAACCTCTTCCTCAATGCGGAGCCCCACCTCCGCTACATCGCCGTATCCGACGCCCCCTGCGGCCACTGCCGTCAATTCCTCCAGGAAACCCGCGGCGCTTCCAATATCGAAGTCTTGATCACCGGCCAAGACGAACCTAATTACATTCCCGTCTCTCAATTACTCCCTCACAGGTTCGGCCCCGACGATTTGCTTACCAAAGACGTGCCTCTCCTTCTTGAATCCCATCGTAACGGATTAGGGTTTCCGAACAATTTTCACTGCAATGGGGAGACTGGGAATTGGGATTTGTTGAAGCACGCGGCCCTTGAGGCTGCAAACAAATCGCATGCGCCGTACAGCCGGTGCCCTTCCGGGGTTGCTCTGATGGATTCAGAGGGAAAAATATACAGGGGATCGTACATGGAATCCGCTGCGTATAATCCGAGCTTGGGACCGGTTCAAGCAGCGGTGGTTGCTTTATTGATGGGTGGGGGTGAGTATGAAGGGATTGTGGCGGCGGTGCTGGTGGAGAAGGAAGGAGCCGTGGTGAAACAGGAACAGACGGCGAGGTTGCTCTTGCAGAGTATTTCGACGGAGTGTGAGTTCAAGGTGTTTCATTGCAGTCTGAATATGGATGGTTTCAGAGAATAA
- the LOC119996389 gene encoding thioredoxin-like 2, chloroplastic yields MADVVRLSSHSLRFSSSLITSFSPTFNSFQPSLPPIQSCNSDKRVFTVLHSSAADVARLAYTPRKQLLSFKVHATLAETEQPKWWERNPRPNMIDIHSTQEFLSTLSEAGDRLVIVDFYGTWCASCRALFPKLCRIAEEHPEILFLKVNFDENKPMCKSMNVKVLPYFHFYRGADGQLEAFSCSLAKFQKIKDAIATHNTARCSIGPPRGVGDLDLEALSAPKDKPTQA; encoded by the exons ATGGCTGATGTTGTTCGATTATCATCTCATTCTCTTCGCTTTTCCTCTTCTCTGATCACATCTTTCTCGCCCACCTTTAATTCCTTCCAACCGAGCCTCCCACCGATTCAGAGTTGTAATTCGGATAAGAGGGTTTTTACTGTTCTACACtcttctgctgctgatgttgcTCGCCTTGCTTACACTCCCCGGAAGCAGTTGCTATCTTTCAAG GTACACGCAACTCTTGCTGAAACTGAACAGCCAAAATGGTGGGAAAGGAATCCTAGACCAAACATGATTGACATACATTCTACACAAGAATTTTTGAGCACCCTAAGTGAAGCTGGAGATAGATTAGTTATTGTCGACTTTTATGGAACATGGTGTGCTTCTTGTCGAGCATTATTTCCTAAG CTATGCAGGATAGCTGAAGAACATCCAGAAATTTTATTCCTGAAAGtgaattttgatgaaaacaaacCTATGTGCAAGAGTATGAATGTTAAGGTGCTTCCATACTTCCACTTCTATCGTGGGGCTGATGGCCAGCTGGAAGCTTTTTCATGTTCACTTGCTAAG TTTCAAAAGATAAAAGACGCCATTGCAACGCACAACACAGCTCGTTGCAGCATTGGTCCTCCCAGGGGAGTTGGAGATCTTGATCTTGAAGCACTCTCTGCACCAAAGGACAAGCCAACACAAGCATAG
- the LOC119997888 gene encoding uncharacterized protein At4g29660, translating to MASHLWRKYADYKYTKWERTFLWDMVEPYTRPKSFTPLVTLYVAAFYTGVIGAAITEQLYKEKYWEEHPGQEVPLMRPKFYGGPWRVIRGEALSPMPPNK from the exons ATGGCAAGTCATCTGTGGAGAAAGTATGCGGATTATAAGTATACAAAATGGGAGAGGACGTTTCTCTGGGACATGGTAGAGCCATACACGCGACCCAAATCCTTTACCCCTCTCGTCACCCTCTATGTTGCAGCCTTCTATACTGGAGTTATTGGTGCTGCCATTACTGAACAACTCTACAAG GAGAAGTACTGGGAAGAGCACCCGGGCCAGGAAGTGCCTCTTATGAGGCCAAAATTCTACGGGGGTCCTTGGAGGGTGATTAGGGGGGAGGCCCTGTCACCCATGCCACCAAATAAGTGA
- the LOC119996122 gene encoding F-box protein CPR1-like isoform X1: MNVTICERSYENPFASLSSHFSVKKTKFNKAYMSLELPQEIISEILTRLSVKPLLRFRCVSKSWCATIDSPDFISRHVKRSIETTTNHQLILEEWDFETRGYQSNLYSASIDERLDIFLKGLSKPLMHQSEDLFSNSCNGLIFLYNAYEAVALWNPFTRRCRKIPAEPFKTPSAKLVTPDWLSAFGFGYDSLHDDYRVVRILRFDPKDCWQAHEVSVYSLRTNTWRSVQGFPLVGYIFLSAYSEFASGASHWLVYKPISDLDEKDRYVIAAFDFVKEEFYELPLPKYTEEFEQDFLIVLQGCLCVLSCNYAQDATQVTLYMMKQYGLRDSWDKLYIFKQGDLPYEFEHAMPLIYSQRSDKLLLQVVCKEGFRSLVWYDLQEKKSSKVDICNKQSSFTVLVCLESLVRLGEDDHFDGAHESVSNDASSCSRNEE; encoded by the exons ATGAATGTTACAATTTGC GAGAGGAGTTATGAAAACCCATTTGCCAGTCTATCCTCCCACTTCTCAGTAAAGAAAACCAAATTCAACAAAGCATACATGTCACTGGAGTTACCGCAAGAGATAATATCAGAAATACTTACACGACTGTCTGTGAAGCCTCTTCTTCGTTTCAGATGCGTATCTAAGTCATGGTGTGCCACGATCGACAGCCCTGATTTCATCAGTAGGCATGTTAAACGCTCAATTGAAACCACTACCAACCATCAGCTCATCCTTGAGGAATGGGATTTTGAAACCAGAGGCTATCAATCTAATTTGTACTCGGCCAGTATTGATGAGAGACTTGACATATTCCTTAAAGGACTGAGTAAACCACTAATGCACCAATCTGAAGATCTGTTCTCAAATTCTTGCAATGGGCTGATTTTCTTGTATAATGCCTATGAAGCTGTTGCTTTGTGGAATCCGTTTACTAGAAGGTGCCGCAAGATACCAGCTGAGCCCTTTAAGACCCCTAGTGCTAAACTTGTCACCCCTGACTGGCTATCAGCATTTGGATTTGGGTACGACAGCCTTCATGATGACTATAGAGTTGTGAGAATCTTGCGATTTGATCCCAAGGATTGTTGGCAGGCACATGAAGTTTCAGTGTACAGTTTGAGAACAAATACTTGGAGAAGTGTTCAAGGTTTCCCTCTCGTTGGATATATATTTCTTTCAGCTTATAGTGAATTTGCTAGTGGTGCTTCACATTGGTTGGTATATAAACCCATCAGTGATCTTGATGAAAAAGATCGATATGTGATAGCTGCTTTTGATTTTGTGAAGGAGGAGTTTTATGAGCTGCCACTGCCAAAATATACTGAAGAGTTTGAGCAAGATTTCCTCATAGTCCTTCAAGGATGTTTATGTGTGTTATCGTGTAATTATGCACAGGATGCAACTCAGGTCACGCTCTACATGATGAAGCAGTATGGTTTGAGAGATTCTTGGGACAAGTTGTATATTTTTAAACAAGGAGATCTTCCTTATGAATTTGAGCATGCTATGCCTTTAATATATTCACAGAGGAGCGATAAGTTGCTCTTACAGGTGGTCTGCAAGGAGGGCTTCAGAAGTCTTGTTTGGTATGACTTGCAAGagaaaaaaagttcaaaagtCGATATATGCAATAAACAATCTAGCTTTACTGTATTGGTTTGTTTGGAAAGCCTTGTTAGGCTTGGTGAAGATGACCACTTTGATGGAGCTCATGAATCTGTCAGTAATGATGCTTCTTCCTGTAGCAGGAATGAAGAATGA
- the LOC119996122 gene encoding F-box protein CPR1-like isoform X2 translates to MNATIWERSYENPFASLSSHFSVKKTKFNKAYMSLELPQEIISEILTRLSVKPLLRFRCVSKSWCATIDSPDFISRHVKRSIETTTNHQLILEEWDFETRGYQSNLYSASIDERLDIFLKGLSKPLMHQSEDLFSNSCNGLIFLYNAYEAVALWNPFTRRCRKIPAEPFKTPSAKLVTPDWLSAFGFGYDSLHDDYRVVRILRFDPKDCWQAHEVSVYSLRTNTWRSVQGFPLVGYIFLSAYSEFASGASHWLVYKPISDLDEKDRYVIAAFDFVKEEFYELPLPKYTEEFEQDFLIVLQGCLCVLSCNYAQDATQVTLYMMKQYGLRDSWDKLYIFKQGDLPYEFEHAMPLIYSQRSDKLLLQVVCKEGFRSLVWYDLQEKKSSKVDICNKQSSFTVLVCLESLVRLGEDDHFDGAHESVSNDASSCSRNEE, encoded by the exons ATGAATGCTACAATTTGG GAGAGGAGTTATGAAAACCCATTTGCCAGTCTATCCTCCCACTTCTCAGTAAAGAAAACCAAATTCAACAAAGCATACATGTCACTGGAGTTACCGCAAGAGATAATATCAGAAATACTTACACGACTGTCTGTGAAGCCTCTTCTTCGTTTCAGATGCGTATCTAAGTCATGGTGTGCCACGATCGACAGCCCTGATTTCATCAGTAGGCATGTTAAACGCTCAATTGAAACCACTACCAACCATCAGCTCATCCTTGAGGAATGGGATTTTGAAACCAGAGGCTATCAATCTAATTTGTACTCGGCCAGTATTGATGAGAGACTTGACATATTCCTTAAAGGACTGAGTAAACCACTAATGCACCAATCTGAAGATCTGTTCTCAAATTCTTGCAATGGGCTGATTTTCTTGTATAATGCCTATGAAGCTGTTGCTTTGTGGAATCCGTTTACTAGAAGGTGCCGCAAGATACCAGCTGAGCCCTTTAAGACCCCTAGTGCTAAACTTGTCACCCCTGACTGGCTATCAGCATTTGGATTTGGGTACGACAGCCTTCATGATGACTATAGAGTTGTGAGAATCTTGCGATTTGATCCCAAGGATTGTTGGCAGGCACATGAAGTTTCAGTGTACAGTTTGAGAACAAATACTTGGAGAAGTGTTCAAGGTTTCCCTCTCGTTGGATATATATTTCTTTCAGCTTATAGTGAATTTGCTAGTGGTGCTTCACATTGGTTGGTATATAAACCCATCAGTGATCTTGATGAAAAAGATCGATATGTGATAGCTGCTTTTGATTTTGTGAAGGAGGAGTTTTATGAGCTGCCACTGCCAAAATATACTGAAGAGTTTGAGCAAGATTTCCTCATAGTCCTTCAAGGATGTTTATGTGTGTTATCGTGTAATTATGCACAGGATGCAACTCAGGTCACGCTCTACATGATGAAGCAGTATGGTTTGAGAGATTCTTGGGACAAGTTGTATATTTTTAAACAAGGAGATCTTCCTTATGAATTTGAGCATGCTATGCCTTTAATATATTCACAGAGGAGCGATAAGTTGCTCTTACAGGTGGTCTGCAAGGAGGGCTTCAGAAGTCTTGTTTGGTATGACTTGCAAGagaaaaaaagttcaaaagtCGATATATGCAATAAACAATCTAGCTTTACTGTATTGGTTTGTTTGGAAAGCCTTGTTAGGCTTGGTGAAGATGACCACTTTGATGGAGCTCATGAATCTGTCAGTAATGATGCTTCTTCCTGTAGCAGGAATGAAGAATGA
- the LOC119996122 gene encoding F-box protein CPR1-like isoform X4, translating to MSSDLPREIIMEILIRLLVKPLLRFRCVSMSWYAMIDSKNFINRHVKHSIETTTNHHVILEDWKIETVGCPTTIFSASIDEGLGGPLKVMSTPLSCRSETLYSDSCNGLIFVCNSFEAIALWNPFTRRYRKIPTMPYEPSKIYLEGQPIFGFGYDNAHDDYKIVRIMRFHPKESMKAHEDEVQVYSLRTNTWRRVQDFPHAECLFVSGCGAFASGASHWMVYMPTGNLDDMDVATNNLDDKDAYRLVAFDYVKEEFQVLPQPEYTKMFDHNIIVALIGCVCLASNIYVQDGSYTAVHEMKRYGLRDSWNKSCTVKEADIDMPCEIGNAKPLMYSKGGDKMLLEVAYGKGFRSLIWYDLLEKKGSTVEIPDIPCRFTPVVCLESLVRLGEDDEFDGVYC from the coding sequence ATGTCGTCGGATTTACCACGAGAGATAATCATGGAAATACTTATACGACTGCTCGTGAAGCCTCTTCTTCGTTTCAGATGTGTATCTATGTCATGGTATGCCATGATTGACAGTAAAAATTTCATCAATAGACATGTCAAACACTCCATTGAAACAACCACCAACCATCATGTCATTCTTGAGGATTGGAAAATTGAAACCGTAGGCTGCCCAACTACCATTTTCTCAGCAAGTATTGATGAGGGACTTGGTGGACCTCTAAAAGTTATGAGTACACCACTGTCATGCCGATCTGAAACTTTGTACTCAGATTCTTGCAATGGGCTGATTTTCGTTTGCAACAGCTTTGAAGCTATTGCTCTGTGGAATCCTTTTACTAGAAGGTACCGTAAGATACCCACTATGCCCTATGAGCCCTCCAAGATTTACCTTGAAGGGCAACccatatttggatttgggtATGATAATGCTCACGACGACTACAAAATTGTGAGAATCATGAGATTTCATCCAAAGGAATCTATGAAAGCCCATGAAGATGAAGTACAGGTGTATAGTTTGAGAACAAATACTTGGAGAAGGGTCCAAGATTTCCCTCACGCtgaatgtttgtttgtttcaggCTGTGGGGCTTTTGCTAGTGGTGCTTCACATTGGATGGTATATATGCCCACGGGTAACCTCGATGATATGGATGTGGCCACTAATAATCTTGATGATAAGGATGCATATAGGCTAGTTGCTTTTGATTATGTGAAGGAGGAGTTTCAGGTGCTGCCACAGCCGGAATATACTAAAATGTTTGACCATAATATCATTGTAGCCCTTATAGGATGTGTGTGCTTGGCGTCAAATATTTATGTGCAGGATGGATCTTACACTGCAGTCCATGAGATGAAGCGCTATGGGTTGAGAGATTCTTGGAACAAGTCATGTACTGTTAAAGAAGCTGATATCGATATGCCTTGTGAAATTGGGAACGCTAAGCCATTAATGTATTCAAAGGGGGGTGATAAAATGCTCTTAGAGGTTGCCTATGGGAAGGGCTTCAGAAGTCTTATTTGGTATGACTTGCTAGAGAAAAAAGGTTCAACAGTCGAGATCCCTGATATTCCGTGTAGATTCACTCCTGTGGTTTGTTTGGAAAGCCTTGTTAGGCTTGGTGAAGATGACGAGTTTGATGGAGTTTACTGCTAA